A DNA window from Tenuifilaceae bacterium CYCD contains the following coding sequences:
- the yidC gene encoding membrane protein insertase YidC: MDRNTIIGLVLIFVIMIGFGILSRPSKEEQAAMQRKADSLATVQAEIQRKRTEEDAKQKAVMADSVKKQEVVAQMGSFAKAIEGEKRFITLENNLMKVKLSTLGGRIYSVELKNYKTYSGDPLVLFNGDENTFGLQFWGNNNNIQTNNLYFTPSVADSVVSANSDSTAVTMRLLTADSSYIDYVYSIKPDSYLVGFNIKFNGMSKTISGTMGSIDLLWDVNVPRLEKGYENEKTYTTIAYHFLNDDYEELSGRGQETKKEITTKLKWIDFKQQFFSSILVANEHFLNADLKFADLNDGKHVRSFSSRISIPFKNENSETIGFNFYFGPNHYKTLKKYEMDFEKVIPLGHNIVRWINKYIVINVFDFFSRFISSYGLIIFLLTVLIKLVLFPLTYKSYLSSAKMRVLKPQVDEINAKYPKKEDAMKKQQSIMGLYKKVGVNPMGGCIPILIQFPILIAMFRFFPASFELRQQGFLWADDLSAYDSILSLPFKLPWYGDHISLFTLLMAAALFITSKMNADQMGDTNAQMPGMKFMMTYMMPLMMLFWFNGYSSGLSYYYFLSNLFTIGQTYLMRQFVDDEAILAKLHENAKKPVTKSKWQTRLEDMAKRQQEVQKKKK; the protein is encoded by the coding sequence ATGGATAGGAATACAATTATTGGCTTGGTTCTGATTTTTGTGATAATGATTGGCTTTGGAATTTTAAGTCGGCCATCGAAAGAGGAACAAGCCGCAATGCAACGCAAAGCTGATTCGTTGGCTACTGTTCAGGCTGAGATTCAACGCAAACGCACAGAAGAGGACGCAAAGCAAAAGGCTGTTATGGCAGATTCTGTGAAGAAACAAGAAGTTGTGGCACAGATGGGCTCTTTTGCAAAAGCAATTGAAGGCGAAAAACGTTTTATCACTTTGGAGAATAACCTTATGAAGGTTAAGCTATCTACGTTGGGTGGTAGAATTTATTCCGTTGAACTTAAAAATTATAAGACCTACTCGGGCGACCCTCTTGTCCTTTTCAATGGCGATGAGAATACCTTTGGACTTCAGTTCTGGGGAAATAATAACAATATCCAAACCAACAATCTGTATTTTACTCCTTCTGTTGCAGATTCAGTAGTTTCAGCTAACTCCGATTCTACAGCTGTTACTATGAGGTTGCTAACGGCCGACTCATCCTATATTGACTATGTATACTCAATTAAACCCGATAGTTACTTGGTTGGCTTTAATATCAAGTTCAATGGGATGAGCAAAACCATTAGCGGAACCATGGGATCAATTGATTTGCTTTGGGATGTTAATGTTCCTCGATTAGAAAAAGGATACGAAAATGAAAAAACATATACAACAATTGCCTACCATTTCTTAAATGATGACTATGAAGAATTGAGCGGAAGAGGTCAGGAAACCAAAAAGGAGATCACAACCAAGCTGAAGTGGATTGACTTTAAGCAGCAATTCTTTTCGTCGATTCTGGTGGCCAATGAGCATTTCCTAAATGCCGATTTAAAGTTTGCCGATTTAAATGATGGCAAGCATGTTCGTTCGTTCTCATCAAGAATTTCGATTCCTTTCAAGAATGAGAATTCCGAAACCATTGGATTTAACTTCTACTTTGGTCCAAATCACTACAAAACTCTTAAAAAGTATGAGATGGACTTTGAGAAAGTTATTCCGCTTGGGCATAATATTGTTCGATGGATCAACAAGTATATAGTAATTAACGTTTTCGATTTTTTCAGCCGATTTATTTCGAGTTACGGATTGATAATTTTCTTGCTAACGGTTCTAATAAAACTAGTTTTATTCCCGCTTACCTATAAATCGTACCTCAGTTCAGCCAAGATGCGGGTTCTAAAGCCACAGGTTGATGAGATTAATGCGAAGTATCCCAAGAAAGAGGATGCGATGAAGAAACAACAGTCTATAATGGGCCTTTACAAGAAGGTTGGCGTAAATCCAATGGGCGGATGTATTCCAATACTTATCCAGTTTCCAATCCTTATCGCGATGTTCCGTTTCTTCCCCGCATCGTTTGAGTTGCGTCAGCAGGGATTCCTTTGGGCCGATGACCTTTCTGCCTACGATTCAATACTTAGTTTGCCATTTAAACTTCCATGGTATGGCGATCATATCAGTTTGTTTACCCTATTAATGGCTGCGGCATTATTTATCACATCAAAAATGAATGCCGATCAAATGGGCGATACCAATGCTCAAATGCCAGGTATGAAGTTTATGATGACCTATATGATGCCATTGATGATGTTATTCTGGTTCAACGGATACTCTTCGGGTTTGAGCTACTACTATTTCCTTTCGAACTTATTTACCATTGGACAAACTTACCTTATGCGTCAGTTTGTAGACGATGAGGCTATACTTGCAAAACTCCACGAGAATGCTAAAAAGCCGGTGACTAAATCGAAATGGCAGACACGTTTGGAAGATATGGCTAAGCGTCAACAAGAAGTACAGAAGAAAAAGAAGTAA
- the pyrG gene encoding CTP synthase → MPQSTKYVFVTGGVASSLGKGIISASLAKLLQSRGYSVTIQKLDPYINVDPGTLNPYEHGECYVTEDGAETDLDLGHYERFINIPTSQLNNVTTGKIYQTVISKERHGDYLGKTVQVIPHITDEIKRRIKLLGTKNKLDVVITEIGGTVGDIESLPYIEAVRQLRWELGPTNSAFIHLTLVPFLSASGELKTKPTQHSVKVLLENGIQPDVLVLRTEKTLSQDLRKKVALFCNVEPEAVVESIDVKTIYEVPLLMQKEKLDSTVIRKLNLEPKGEPKLDDWNKFVNILKNPKSRVKIGLVGKYVELPDAYKSIVESFIHAGAANECKVELSLIQSEDLNSSNVVEKLGDLKGILVAPGFGHRGIEGKIIAIRYARENNIPFLGICLGMQCAVVEFARNVLGFAEANSTEMVRNTPYPVIDIMEAQKGITDMGGTMRLGAYPCHVKKNTKAFNAYHKTDIQERHRHRYEFNNHYLEQFENAGMMAVGVNPDTNLVEIMEIPSHPWFVGVQFHPEYSSTVLKPHPIFVDFVKAALNFNK, encoded by the coding sequence ATGCCACAGAGTACTAAGTATGTTTTTGTAACAGGTGGAGTTGCTTCGTCACTGGGTAAGGGAATTATCTCTGCATCGCTTGCAAAATTGCTGCAAAGCAGAGGCTACTCGGTTACCATCCAAAAGCTCGATCCTTACATTAATGTCGATCCAGGAACATTAAATCCTTACGAGCATGGTGAGTGCTATGTTACCGAGGATGGCGCAGAAACCGACTTGGACTTGGGGCACTACGAGCGCTTCATAAATATTCCAACATCTCAGCTCAACAATGTTACTACTGGTAAAATTTACCAAACGGTTATTAGCAAGGAACGGCATGGCGATTATTTGGGAAAAACCGTTCAGGTTATCCCCCATATTACCGATGAGATTAAGCGAAGAATAAAACTGCTTGGAACTAAGAATAAACTAGACGTTGTAATTACCGAAATAGGAGGAACAGTTGGCGATATTGAATCTTTACCCTATATAGAGGCGGTTCGTCAGCTGCGATGGGAGTTGGGGCCAACTAATTCGGCCTTCATTCATTTAACACTCGTTCCTTTTTTATCGGCTTCGGGTGAGTTGAAAACTAAACCAACTCAGCATTCAGTAAAAGTTTTACTAGAGAACGGTATTCAACCCGATGTGTTGGTGCTACGCACAGAGAAAACATTGAGCCAAGATCTCCGCAAAAAAGTTGCCCTATTCTGTAACGTTGAACCTGAGGCTGTTGTTGAATCAATCGATGTTAAGACGATTTATGAGGTTCCCCTGTTGATGCAGAAAGAAAAGTTGGATTCAACCGTTATCCGAAAACTTAACCTTGAACCCAAGGGAGAACCCAAACTCGACGATTGGAATAAGTTTGTGAACATTCTTAAGAATCCAAAATCGAGAGTTAAGATTGGACTTGTTGGTAAATATGTAGAGTTGCCCGATGCATACAAATCGATAGTAGAATCGTTTATACACGCAGGCGCGGCAAATGAATGCAAAGTTGAATTATCGCTAATTCAATCGGAGGATCTAAATAGTTCCAATGTAGTTGAAAAGCTAGGCGATTTAAAAGGAATTCTCGTTGCGCCTGGATTTGGACATCGAGGTATTGAGGGTAAAATTATAGCAATAAGATATGCACGTGAGAACAATATCCCATTTTTAGGGATATGCTTAGGAATGCAATGTGCTGTTGTTGAGTTTGCAAGAAATGTTTTGGGTTTCGCAGAGGCTAATTCAACCGAGATGGTTCGGAATACTCCATACCCAGTGATTGACATTATGGAGGCTCAAAAAGGAATCACCGATATGGGAGGCACTATGAGGTTGGGGGCATACCCTTGTCATGTTAAAAAAAATACAAAAGCATTCAATGCATATCATAAAACGGATATTCAGGAACGTCACCGTCATCGTTACGAGTTCAATAACCACTACCTAGAGCAGTTCGAGAATGCTGGAATGATGGCAGTAGGTGTTAATCCTGATACAAACTTGGTTGAGATAATGGAAATTCCCTCGCATCCATGGTTTGTTGGGGTTCAATTCCATCCTGAGTATAGCAGCACCGTTCTAAAGCCTCATCCAATTTTTGTAGATTTTGTGAAAGCTGCCCTAAATTTTAACAAGTAA